The DNA segment GCTATCATCAGTAGAGGCTGTAATGGAATGTATGAACTGCAATGACAACCAACAAGTCACTAACCTAACACAATGCACGCTGTGTCCCTCCCTCCACTGGTAGGCACCACACAGCAGTAGAGGCCACCAGGAGCAGTAGCTGTTCCACTCATCATCAGACTGACACTCATCTGACCTCTGCTAACATACAACGCTCCATCCTCTATAACAACAGAGCCATTAGGATAGTACCAATCTCCAGTGTTCCCCTCACAGCAGCCAGCAAGGTCAGTATGACAGACGAGGCCACTCCCCTCTCCCACGGAGGACAGGGGGATCTCAGAAAGCCCAGATAAGTAGTTGGTGGAGGAGAGGGACAAGTAcacagggggaggggctatgGGGAGTCGTGACAATAATTACAAAAACAACCGCTTACTCTGACAGGATGGTGAGCTGCTCCAGTTACCAGCACTCAAACATGTGATGGTTTCAGAGCCAATCAGAATgaatccagtgtcacaggtgtaggtcgCCTCTCCTCCGATCATTGTGCTGGTTGGTTGTCCGGGAGATCCGTTGGTAATAGAGGGAGGAGGGCCACAGGAAACTGTTTTTATAACaattcagcataattatagcatctaTAGGACATACAGAGTAGCTAGATGTAAAGTGCATCTATATAAAGAATGTACAGAAATATTtaaacacactgacagtatcaATATCTTCTATATTGTGTGTACTATATAACAAGTTTGTTCCATAAAGTTATAGCGTGTGGGAAGAATGAGTATTGGTACATTGATGTTCGAAATCTAATTGATACCAGGGAGAGACCATTAACTGAACGGCTATTGTAAACAATCTCTCTTCTTTCAACCGGTGGGTTGGGAAAGTCTATCATGTCATGTAAAACATTTTAACAAGGTTTACTatttgctgtataattatgtgctatttgttctcaccttgacaagttggagttGGCTCACTCCATGTTCTGTCATTCTGACAAAGTCTGACCATGTCTCCATTGAGAATGTAGCCAGTGTTGCAGCTTTGTGTTGCTATAGTGTTGATAGGTCTGATGTCAGTGGATCCACCATTATAGGAAATGGCTCCATTATGCAGAGAGGGTAAGTCAGAGCAGATTAGTATATCTGTGTGCATGGATAGGCTCAACAAAAATACAGTACAAGTTCATTACTTACTCTGACACACTGGaactgacccactccacactccccTACAAATCCTCACTGCCTCTCCAACAAGACGGTAGCTATTGTCACAAgagtgagtagctgtactgcCCACGGGTCTGTTGTTGGTGGATCCATTACTGTAGGTGATCATCCCGTTGACCAGAAAGAGTAAGTCAAAACAGGGTATCTCTGCACAGGAGTCGAtacactcaacaaacaaacagtacaaGTCATATATTtactcaccttgacaagttgaAGGTAACCCAGTCCACCTCCCTCCATTCCCACAGGTCCTGGTGGcacctccagtgagagtgtagccagggttACAGGAGTAGGTAGCTCCAGAAAAGATAGGTCTGTTGCCAGGGGATCCAGCATTGTAGCGGATCATTCCACTGGTCAGAGCAGTCAGGTCAGAGCAGGTGGTGGGTCCTGTGCTCACTGTGTATATAGGGTGTGATATCCTTAACATACAATTATATACTCACAAACACAAACTGTACAAGAGCTACAtaactcaccttgacaagttggaggtgaTCCAGTCCAgctccctccactcacacagaACCTGGTGGTACCTCcaatgagagtgtagccagggttACAGGAGTGTAAGGCGCTAGAGAGGAAAGGTCTGTTGCCAGGTGATccagcactgtacataatcaCCCCATTGGTCAGTGGCAAGTCAGGGCAGTTAACTGTATGGGAGATGATACACTTAACAGTACAAAGTTcattccacttacgctgacaagttggagcaaacccactccacactccatcactctcACAAGTCCTGTTGGTACTGCTGACTCCactgagagtgtagccagtgccacaggtgtaggtggccacagtgcctTCAAGTCTGCTGTCAGGGGATCCAGCACCATAGTCAATGTCCCCATTTGTCAGTGGGGGTAGGTCAGAGCAGATCACTATGGAAACAGGCACACACTCAACGTACACATTCAGTCATTCCTTACCCTCACACActggagctgacccactccactctccatcactcccacaagtcctcacTGACACTCCAACCAGAGTGTAGTCACCAAAGCAGCTGTAACTGGCTGTAGCACCCACAGATCTGCTGTTAGTGGATCCACCAGCATAGAGTATGCCTCCATTAGTGGGGGCCAGGAGATTATCAGAACATGTGATTGGAGGAACTGCAAGAGGGATATGGAAAACGCATGATACAATGGAACTGCATAGAAGAGTTGTGTTGGTTTCATGAACTCATGAAAGGGATGAACACATACAAATACTAGGTGGGTGCTGAGGGAGGTGGTGACTGAATACTGACAAATACTAGGTGGGTGCTGAGGGAGGTGGTGACTGAATACTGACAAATACAAAAGTCACAAAAATGTGGCATTCTATATTCCCTGAGATCAATTCTGCGCAAATTTGGTGTAGTATCAAACAATAGATTCTACGCGAGTAATTAAAGATGATGCGTTGCATGTGCTTCATGACCTCTAACCTTTGAGTCTTTACCTATGCTGAACTAAACTACTGTAGCTATATCCCTGTAACTAGCCGTGGCACCAAGATAGCTGTTCAAGGAGCGAataggtaaggtagcttgagatgagggggtgctccagcacctgTGCTTCCTACTCCCCTGCACTCACCTAGGTTAGCACAGAGGGTCATATCTCCTCCAgtagttggtacagtacagcagtagGACCCGGTTGGAGTGACGGGATTGTTAGCCTCTCTACGGTTTAGTCCAATGACCTGGGGACCATTCCTGTTAATGTAGAACTGCTGTCCAGCATTCACTGAGGCACCATTTCCCAGTATCACACTCCCATCAGAATACATCCACTGTCCTAGTGGTCCATTACCATTGTTCTCAGCATTACTTCTACAGCAGGTAGTgaggtcagtgtgacaggtgagAGAAGGGAGACCACCATCCTCTCCAATGTCAGTGATGAGGATCTCAGTATTGTTAGTAGTGATCCTAGGACCAGATCCCAGAGTCAGGTAGACTATGAATGGTTAGACTATAGATTAAGGAATTATACAAAGCTCATATATAGGTATCAGTTGAGATATCACACTCAGGATATCTAGCTTATCAACTAGATTACCTTGTCCCCAGCAGgtggacacagcacacaacagcAACAGAAGCTGAACACTTTGAGTCTCCATTGCATGCACAACTCTCTGTTTGGTTAATATCTGTTTGGAAATTGTTTCATtaaggatctttacccacATAGAATAAAAAAGACCAAGGAACAAACGGCATTTTATttgttaatgtacatgtatgtaggtgCTGTTTGTGTCAAAAACCCGGGCTCATGCTTTACTAGTAAACTTTCTATGACCTTTATGTTATGATGGCCGCAGTGCAGGGCACCGTTTGTGACAATTAAAGCATCACACGTAAATCGGCTGATACAGTGAAGAGCATTTTCATGAACATTAAACTACACACATGGTGTTTTGTACCACATTATGGAAAACCATCAAATTTTTGAGATGAAAAGAGAAGGAGAGGAGCTGATGAAGTATGTATAACTGTGTGCTCTGTACAAACTAACAAATAAAATTCAATGGCGTAATTACTTTCTACttgagtcatgtgatagtTCAGTTTTATTGTATATTCCTCCAGCAGGAGcctcacgcccactcacagtcGAGTAGGCATTGTTCTGTGTGTAGCTGtagtcacctttgacctctctggAGGCTGGGATTTCCTCATAAGTGGCAGGGACGGTCTCGTAGGTAGCGGCTGCACTCTGACCCTGGTCAGTAAGGGGGATATCTCGAGGAACAGTCCTGTGTGTAGAGCATACTTAGTAGTGATTACGAAAATAAACTTTCGATCAGTTTGTTTATTTAGTTCATTGAAGCTTGTTTACACTGAACAAAGTAAATAATGACACTCTACACAAACCACACAAACCACTTTAAACCAACTCACATTTTTCCTCCTCTCTTGTACCAGAGCACTAGGTAGGTCACCATCACTACTGTCACTGCAATCACCACTACCACTGCTACCAGGGCCACCACTCCTCCCACCACAGCACCAGTGTTGTCACTCTGGGGACAGGGAGAGCTCTCATCAGTAGAGGCTGTAATGGAATGTATGAACTGAAATGACAACCCACAAGTCACTAACCTAACACAATGCACGCTGTGCTCGTCCCTCCACTGGTAGGCACCATACAGCAGTAGAGGCCACCGAGAGCAGCAGCAGTTCCACTCATCATCAGACTGATACTCATCTGACCTCTGCTAACATACAACACTCCATCCTCCATAACAACAGAGCCATTAGGATAGTACCAATCTCCAGTGTTCCCCTCACAGCAGCCAACAAGGTCAGTATGACAGACGAGGTCACTCCCCTCTCCCACGGAGGAAAGGGGGATCTCAGAGAGCCCAGACAAGTAGTTGGTGGAGGAGAGGGACAAGTACACAGGGGGAGGGACTATGGGGGTCGtgataataattgtatatGCAAAAATAACTGCTTACTCTGACAGGATGGTGAGCTGCTCCAGTTACCAGTATTCAAACATATGATGGTTTCAGAGCCAATCAGAATgaatccagtgtcacaggtgtaggtcactTCTCCTCCGATCATTGTGCTGGTTGGTTGTCCGGGAGATCCGTTGGTAATAGAGGGAGGAGGGCCACAGGAAACTGTAAACAGGGTTATTTAGTGATTACTatttgctgtataattatgtgctatttgtcctcaccttgacaagttggaggtgaGCCATTCCATGTTCTGTCATTCTGACAAACTCTGACACTGTCTCCATTGAGAGTATAGCCAGTGTTGCACCTGTGTGTTGCTATGGTGTTGAGAGGTCTGATGTCAGTGGATCCACCATTATAAGAAATGGCTCCATTAGGCAGAGAGGGTAAGTCAGAACAGATTAGTTTCTCTGTATGCATAGGAATATATATACTCAGCAAATACAGCACAAGTATATTTTCTTAcgttgacaagttggagctgacccactccacaatccatcactcccacaagtcctggtgctgcctccattgagagtgtagccagggttacaggtgtaggtggccatagTATTCACTGGTCTCTGACTGGCAGTCCCCATATTATTGTAGCcaatcattccattggtcGGAGCAATCAGGTCAGAGCATGTGGTGGGTGGAGGATCAGTGGGTCCTGTGTTCACTGAAATTATAGAGTGTGAGATGCATAACGTAATTattgtactatctataacCATAAATTTGATTCCAACAATCATCATTGGGTTTATACGCACATACCCAATATGGTATAGACTCTCGTTACtatggtcacccttgggacagtgcagcttggccgaaATAGCGAGGTGGTCGCATTTCATCAAATAGCCGTGGCTAAAAAACGACCCTACTTTGAATCTAAatgcggttctgtctcgaggataatgaattgTTATGCTCTCAactttatctgccaaaccacatcCCAAACGTCATATACGGCCGTAGTAAATTTATACTAGTTTAGGGCAGCCAGCTGGTCAGTATAATATGGAATAGTGagtggccacatttcagggtaatttttgtgcagtaaacatctagctaccAAACCAAATACCTGGTATATATATCGAAGCCGtgcttcagagagccggaatagcaaAAGTCTACTGTACTCACAGACACGAATTGTACAAGAGTTtagctcaccttgacaagttggaggtgaTCCATCCCAGTTCCCTCCAGTCACACAGACCCTGGTGGTACCTCCATTGAGAGTACCTCCAGTGatagtgtagccagtgttgcaGGAGTGCACAGCACTAGAGAGGAAAGGTCTGTTGTCAGTGGATccagcactgtacataatcatcccattggtcagtgaGGGTAAGTCAGGGCAATTAGCTGTATGGGAGACGATACattcaacaaacaaacagtacaaagtctattccacttacgctgacaagttggagcaaacccactccacactccaccactcccacaagtcctggtgctgTCTCCactgagagtgtagccagggttacaggtgtaggtggccacagtgtcgaCTGGTCTCGGACTACCAGTCCCCATATTGTAGCCgatcattccattggctgGTACAGTGAGGTCAGGACAGATGGTGGGTGGTTCAGTGGGTCCTGTGTTCACAGTGTAGGGTGTGAGACAACACAACTACGTTTACTTCACCAGAAGTGATTCACACCAAATTTTCTTAGTTGGGTTTACGCGTGTATGCTCACAAAAACAAACTGTTACaactcaccttgacaagttggagttgacccactccactctccatcactcccacaagtcctggtggtgcctccattgagagtgtagccagtgatGCAGCTGTAAGTGGCTGTAGCACCCACTGGTCTGTTGTCAGTGGACCCACCAGCATAGGTTATGCCTCCATTAGTGGGGGCCAGGAGATTATCAGAACATGTGACTGAAGTAGGTGCAACTGCAGATAATGTTATGAACATGATACAATGGAACTAGGAGAGATCATGGTTTCATGAACTCGTGAAAGGGGTAAACATACTAGCTGTATTAGTAATGCAGTGATAATATTGATTTATTTCAGAGGTGTAGAAAGatatttttgtatgtatgccTTAGTATTTGGGTCACAAACATTTGTCAATTTTGAAAGAGTATTTAAAGATGCTCCGCATGTGCTTCATTACCTCTGACCTTTTAGTCTTGACCTATGTACTGTGCTGGTatactaagctagctagctagctatatagcccTGTAACTAGCCGTGATACCAAGCTAGGAGCGActaggtaaggtagcttgagataaGGGAGTGCTTCCTACTCCCCTGCACTCACCCAGGTTAGCACAGAGGGTAATATCTCCTCCAgtagttggtacagtacaacagtaggacCCGGTTGGAGTGAGGGAGTTGGTAGCCTCTCTACGAGCCAGTCTGATGAGCTGAGGTCCACCCCTTAGAATGTAGAACTGCTGTCCAGCATTCAATGAGCCACCATATTGCAGTACCATACTCCCATTAGGATACGTCCACTGTCCTAGTGCTCCATTACCATTGTTGTCAGCACTTCTACAGCAGGTAGTgaggtcagtgtgacaggtgagAGAAGGGAGACCACCATCCTCTCCAATGGTAGTGATCTGGATCTCCACATTATTAGTAGTGATGACAGGGCCAGATCCCAGAGTCAGGTAGACTAGATCTATGAATGGTTAGATCATAGATTAAGCACACCAATAGCAGTAAACTAAGCTAGTTGAGATATCACACTCAGGTTACCTAGCTTATCACTAGATTACCTTGCTGTCCCCAGCAGGTGGATACAGCACACAACAGTAACAGAAACAGAAGCTGAACACCTTGAGTCTCCATTGCCTGCACAACCTCTTTAGTTAGCCTCCTTAATTAACAGACATCAGACACAGTTCTTTGTTtcattaacgatctttacccactcaCATAGGCTGATTTTTCTCTGATATACGGAGAAATTTTTTTGTATTGTTATATACtgcatacaaaattaatgtctctGTTGTACCAGAAGTTCATTAATCTTAAGAACTCCTGGTTGTACTCAATTTTTGAGGCGAAACACATTGTGAGAAGAAAAGGGGTTGATAAAGTACGTATAGATCTATCTGCATGCTCTGCACAAGCTAAAAATTAAATAATCATTTTCTACttgagtcatgtgatagtTCAGTTATCGTATATTCCTCCAGCAGCAGGAGcctcacgcccactcacagtcGAGTAGGCATTGTTCTGTGTGTAGCTGtagtcacctttgacctctctggAGCCTGGGATCTCCTCATAAGTGGCAGGGACTGTCTCGTAGGTAGCGGCTGCACTTTGACCCTGGTCAGTAAGTGAAATATCTCGAGGAGCAGTTCTGTGTGTGGAGAGAACAGATGATATTACTTAGTAGTATTATGACAATAAAAGCTTTCAGTTTGTTTAGTCCATATGAAGCTTGTTTACACTGTTTAAACAAAGTGCTACTTAAACTAATGACACAAACCACACAAACCACTTTAAACCAACTCACATTTTCCCTCCTCTCTTGTACCGGAGCACTAGGTACGTCACCATCACTACAGTCACTGCAATCACCACCATTGCTACCAGGGCCACCACTCCTCCCACCACAGCACCAGTGTTGTCACTCTGAGCACCCACAGAGCTCTCATCAGTAGAGGCTGTAATGGAATGTATGAGACAACCCACAAGCTTTTAGTATCAAGCTAACACAATACATCATGCTGTCCTCATTTCAATGATAGTGCCACTTATATATATTGGGAGGAGAGGTAGTGATGACTTCAGGCAGGCATGATCATCAATAATTAATGTGACTCACTTACGTACCTAACTGCACACAGAAGGCTTGGATGATCACAGTATTATCAGGAATCACACAGCAGTAGGAGCCAGTGGGGCCTGACACAGACCCTCGACGATGGAGTCTGAGTGCACCTGTATCTCCGACACTGTACAGTAGATCAGTGTCTGAATCAGTAATGTCCAGACTCCTTGTGACAACTGTTCCATTCGGAAACAGCCAATATCCTAATCCATTGGCACTATTGGGATTATCTCGTCCTGTACAGCAAATAGTTGAGTCAGTTCTGCAAGTCAATGCTGTCTCAGTGGTATCTCCGATGGTGTCTATGGCAACCTGTGAGTTCATAACAGCATAGTTGGTGGTTCCTATGGAGACGTAGACAGGCGGtactgtgggggtgggggattGTAACTCTGTTAGAGTTCATTGTACTAGCTTACATTGACAAGTGAGAGCTGATCCACTCCACAATCTGTCAGCTCCACACACTCTGGTAGCAGTGCTGGTAGCGGAGGGTACGTATCCATTCAAGCAGATCTGTGTAGCCACTGTTCCCTTAGGGTGTGGTGAGGTACTAGAGCTGTAGATGATCACTCCATTGGTTGGTAGAGTGAGGTCAGGACAGGTGGCTGTAGAGACAGCACAATCTATCAACCATCAACACACTAGCTTGTTCTCTTTACATTGACACACTGGAGGTAagccactccacattccatcacttccacaagtcctggtggtgcctccattgagagtgtagccagtgacacaggtgtaggtggccacagtgtccactggtcttgTCCCCATATTGTAGCGAATCATTCCATTGGACGGAGCAATCAGTACAGGGCATGTAGTGGGTGGAGGATCAGTGGGTCCTATGTCCACTGTTTTAGGGTGTGAGATCATCAGCATAACTATGCTACCAGAAATTTAATCTACACAATTTTCAATGGTTTACGCGTATACATACTAAAGTTGAAACATTAACTGTACAACCACAAAACTCACCTACACAATttggagctgacccactccagctccctccactcccacaagtcctggtgctgcctccattgagagtgaagccagggttacaggtgtaggtggccacagtgttcaCTGGTCTCAGACTAGCAGTCCCCATATTGTagctgatcattccattggctggtacagtgaggtcagagcaggtggtgggtggttcagtgggtcctgtgttcactgtgtagtgtgtgagatCCTCAACATAACTACGTTTACTTCACAACCATGCAGGAATGATTCGCATAATCTTCCTTAATTGGGTTTACgtgtgtaccgtatagcaggtaatttttgtggggtaaaaaaattCTTTTAActcgaaaacggtgatttttaTGTGTAACAAATGACTTCATGGCGTGCACTGCATTGATTGCGTttcggtaagccacgcctacgttttagTGGAGAAAATTTTTGTTGAGGTCAGATTGCCcatgaaaataacgaatattttacctcATGAAAATTATGCAAACTGTACAAGAGTTACAgaactcaccttgacaagttggaggtgacccactccagctccctccactcacacagaTCCTGGTGgtacctccagtgagagtgtagccagtgttacaggagtGCACAGCACTAGAGGAGAAAGGTATGTTGCCAGGGGATccagcactgtacataatcatccCATTGGCCAGTGAGAGTAAGTCAGGGCAGTCAGCTGTATGGGAGACAATACACTCAACAAACAACAGTACAAAGtccattccacttacgctgacaaactggagctgacccactccacagtccatcactcccacaagtcctggtggtgtctccattgagagtgtagccagggttacaggtgtaggtggccacagtgtccactggtctgcTGCCAGGGGATCCAGCACCACCATAGTTGATGATCCCATTTGTCAGTGAGGGTAGGTCAAAGCAGGTTATCAATATGGGAACAGGTACACACTCAACGTACACATTATTACACATTCAGTCATTCCTTACTCTGACACACTGGAGCTGGTGTTGAGCTCCActctccatcactcccacaagtcctcacTGACACTCCAACCAGAGTGTAGGGAAGGAAGCAGGTGTAACTGGCTGTAGCACCCACTGGTCTGTTGTTAGTGGACCCACCAGTATAGGTTATGGCTCCATTAGAGATGGTTGGGAGATTATCAGAACATGTGACTGAATTAGGTGCAACTgcaagaggggggggggtgaaagATGAGGATACAATGGAACTAGGAGAGTTGTGATGGTTTCAAGAACTTATGAAGatgaacatgtacacacatgctgGCTGATATAAAACACAGAAGTAAGGCAATGATACTCACTCACCCAGGTTAGCACAGAGGGTCATATCTCCTCCAgtagttggtacagtacaacagtaggacCCGGTTGGAGGGACGGGGTTGGTAGCCTCTCTACGAGCCAGTCTGATGACCTGAGGTGCCCCCCTTAGAATGTAGAACTGTTGTCCAGCAGTCGCTGAGCCACCTTCTTGCAGTACCACACTCCCATCAGGATACGTCCATTGTCCC comes from the Halichondria panicea chromosome 4, odHalPani1.1, whole genome shotgun sequence genome and includes:
- the LOC135334938 gene encoding sushi, von Willebrand factor type A, EGF and pentraxin domain-containing protein 1-like isoform X1 encodes the protein METQSVQLLLLLCAVSTCWGQVYLTLGSGPRITTDNTEILITDIGEDGGLPSLTCHTDLTTCCRSKADNNGMGTLGQWTYPDGSVVLQEGGSATAGQQFYILRGAPQVIRLARREATNPVPPTGSYCCTVPTTGGDMTLCANLVAPNSVTCSDNLPTISNGAITYTGGSTNNRPVGATASYTCFLPYTLVGVSVRTCGSDGEWSSTPAPVCQMITCFDLPSLTNGIINYGGAGSPGSRPVDTVATYTCNPGYTLNGDTTRTCGSDGLWSGSAPVCQPDCPDLLSLANGMIMYSAGSPGNIPFSSSAVHSCNTGYTLTGGTTRICVSGGSWSGSPPTCQVNTGPTEPPTTCSDLTVPANGMISYNMGTASLRPVNTVATYTCNPGFTLNGGSTRTCGSGGSWSGSAPNCVVDIGPTDPPPTTCPVLIAPSNGMIRYNMGTRPVDTVATYTCVTGYTLNGGTTRTCGSDGMWSGLPPVCQSTCPDLTLPTNGVIIYSSSTSPHPKGTVATQICLNGYVPSATSTATRVCGADRLWSGSALTCQLPPVYVSMGTTNYAASNSQVAIDTIGDTTETALTCRTDSTICCTGQDNPNSANDWLFPNGTAVTRSLDITDSNTDILYSVGDTGALRLHHRGSVSGPTGSYCCVIPDNTGVDVTFCVELVTGVITTSPSTTTSIDESSLCQCDNTGAVVGGVVALVAVVVVIAVTVVMVTYLVLRYKRGGKMTVPRDIPLTDQGQSAAATYETVPATYEEIPASREVKGDYSYTQNNAYSTVSGREAPAAGGIYDN
- the LOC135334938 gene encoding sushi, von Willebrand factor type A, EGF and pentraxin domain-containing protein 1-like isoform X2 is translated as METQSVQLLLLLCAVSTCWGQVYLTLGSGPRITTDNTEILITDIGEDGGLPSLTCHTDLTTCCRSKADNNGMGTLGQWTYPDGSVVLQEGGSATAGQQFYILRGAPQVIRLARREATNPVPPTGSYCCTVPTTGGDMTLCANLVAPNSVTCSDNLPTISNGAITYTGGSTNNRPVGATASYTCFLPYTLVGVSVRTCGSDGEWSSTPAPVCQMITCFDLPSLTNGIINYGGAGSPGSRPVDTVATYTCNPGYTLNGDTTRTCGSDGLWSGSAPVCQPDCPDLLSLANGMIMYSAGSPGNIPFSSSAVHSCNTGYTLTGGTTRICVSGGSWSGSPPTCQVNTGPTEPPTTCSDLTVPANGMISYNMGTASLRPVNTVATYTCNPGFTLNGGSTRTCGSGGSWSGSAPNCVVDIGPTDPPPTTCPVLIAPSNGMIRYNMGTRPVDTVATYTCVTGYTLNGGTTRTCGSDGMWSGLPPVCQSTCPDLTLPTNGVIIYSSSTSPHPKGTVATQICLNGYVPSATSTATRVCGADRLWSGSALTCQLPPVYVSIGTTNYAVMNSQVAIDTIGDTTETALTCRTDSTICCTGRDNPNSANGLGYWLFPNGTVVTRSLDITDSDTDLLYSVGDTGALRLHRRGSVSGPTGSYCCVIPDNTVIIQAFCVQLASTDESSVGAQSDNTGAVVGGVVALVAMVVIAVTVVMVTYLVLRYKRGGKITAPRDISLTDQGQSAAATYETVPATYEEIPGSREVKGDYSYTQNNAYSTVSGREAPAAGGIYDN
- the LOC135334937 gene encoding sushi, von Willebrand factor type A, EGF and pentraxin domain-containing protein 1-like, with translation METQSVQLLLLLCAVSTCWGQVYLTLGSGPRITTNNTEILITDIGEDGGLPSLTCHTDLTTCCRSNAENNGNGPLGQWMYSDGSVILGNGASVNAGQQFYINRNGPQVIGLNRREANNPVTPTGSYCCTVPTTGGDMTLCANLVPPITCSDNLLAPTNGGILYAGGSTNSRSVGATASYSCFGDYTLVGVSVRTCGSDGEWSGSAPVCEVICSDLPPLTNGDIDYGAGSPDSRLEGTVATYTCGTGYTLSGVSSTNRTCESDGVWSGFAPTCQLNCPDLPLTNGVIMYSAGSPGNRPFLSSALHSCNPGYTLIGGTTRFCVSGGSWTGSPPTCQVSTGPTTCSDLTALTSGMIRYNAGSPGNRPIFSGATYSCNPGYTLTGGATRTCGNGGRWTGLPSTCQEIPCFDLLFLVNGMITYSNGSTNNRPVGSTATHSCDNSYRLVGEAVRICRGVWSGSVPVCQNILICSDLPSLHNGAISYNGGSTDIRPINTIATQSCNTGYILNGDMVRLCQNDRTWSEPTPTCQVSCGPPPSITNGSPGQPTSTMIGGEATYTCDTGFILIGSETITCLSAGNWSSSPSCQTPPPVYLSLSSTNYLSGLSEIPLSSVGEGSGLVCHTDLAGCCEGNTGDWYYPNGSVVIEDGALYVSRGQMSVSLMMSGTATAPGGLYCCVVPTSGGRDTACIVLASTDDSSVGAQSDNTGAVVGGVVALVAMVVIAVTVVMVTYLVLRYKRGGKMTVPQDIPLTDQGQSAAATYETVPATYEEIPASREVKGDYSYTQNNAYSTVSGREAPAAGGIYNN
- the LOC135334939 gene encoding CUB and sushi domain-containing protein 2-like isoform X1, whose amino-acid sequence is METQGVQLLFLLLLCAVSTCWGQQDLVYLTLGSGPVITTNNVEIQITTIGEDGGLPSLTCHTDLTTCCRSADNNGNGALGQWTYPNGSMVLQYGGSLNAGQQFYILRGGPQLIRLARREATNSLTPTGSYCCTVPTTGGDITLCANLVAPTSVTCSDNLLAPTNGGITYAGGSTDNRPVGATATYSCITGYTLNGGTTRTCGSDGEWSGSTPTCQGPTEPPTICPDLTVPANGMIGYNMGTGSPRPVDTVATYTCNPGYTLSGDSTRTCGSGGVWSGFAPTCQPNCPDLPSLTNGMIMYSAGSTDNRPFLSSAVHSCNTGYTITGGTLNGGTTRVCVTGGNWDGSPPTCQVNTGPTDPPPTTCSDLIAPTNGMIGYNNMGTASQRPVNTMATYTCNPGYTLNGGSTRTCGSDGLWSGSAPTCQQKLICSDLPSLPNGAISYNGGSTDIRPLNTIATHRCNTGYTLNGDSVRVCQNDRTWNGSPPTCQVSCGPPPSITNGSPGQPTSTMIGGEVTYTCDTGFILIGSETIICLNTGNWSSSPSCQIPPPVYLSLSSTNYLSGLSEIPLSSVGEGSDLVCHTDLVGCCEGNTGDWYYPNGSVVMEDGVLYVSRGQMSISLMMSGTAAALGGLYCCMVPTSGGTSTACIVLASTDESSPCPQSDNTGAVVGGVVALVAVVVVIAVTVVMVTYLVLWYKRGGKMTVPRDIPLTDQGQSAAATYETVPATYEEIPASREVKGDYSYTQNNAYSTVSGREAPAGGIYNKTELSHDSSRK
- the LOC135334939 gene encoding sushi, von Willebrand factor type A, EGF and pentraxin domain-containing protein 1-like isoform X2, giving the protein METQGVQLLFLLLLCAVSTCWGQQDLVYLTLGSGPVITTNNVEIQITTIGEDGGLPSLTCHTDLTTCCRSADNNGNGALGQWTYPNGSMVLQYGGSLNAGQQFYILRGGPQLIRLARREATNSLTPTGSYCCTVPTTGGDITLCANLVAPTSVTCSDNLLAPTNGGITYAGGSTDNRPVGATATYSCITGYTLNGGTTRTCGSDGEWSGSTPTCQGPTEPPTICPDLTVPANGMIGYNMGTGSPRPVDTVATYTCNPGYTLSGDSTRTCGSGGVWSGFAPTCQPNCPDLPSLTNGMIMYSAGSTDNRPFLSSAVHSCNTGYTITGGTLNGGTTRVCVTGGNWDGSPPTCQVNTGPTDPPPTTCSDLIAPTNGMIGYNNMGTASQRPVNTMATYTCNPGYTLNGGSTRTCGSDGLWSGSAPTCQLSCGPPPSITNGSPGQPTSTMIGGEVTYTCDTGFILIGSETIICLNTGNWSSSPSCQIPPPVYLSLSSTNYLSGLSEIPLSSVGEGSDLVCHTDLVGCCEGNTGDWYYPNGSVVMEDGVLYVSRGQMSISLMMSGTAAALGGLYCCMVPTSGGTSTACIVLASTDESSPCPQSDNTGAVVGGVVALVAVVVVIAVTVVMVTYLVLWYKRGGKMTVPRDIPLTDQGQSAAATYETVPATYEEIPASREVKGDYSYTQNNAYSTVSGREAPAGGIYNKTELSHDSSRK